From Corynebacterium aquatimens:
AGGCGTTGATCGGGTCGATTTCCGTAACGGACACAATCGCGCCCTGGCCGTCAAGAGCTTCCGCAACGCCCTTGCCCACGTCACCGTATCCGCAGACAAGCGCCTTCTTGCCCGCAATCAACATGTCCGTACCGCGGTTGAGACCGTCGATCACGCTGTGGCGGGTGCCGTAGCGGTTATCAAACTTGGACTTGGTCACCGCGTCATTGACGTTCATCGCCGGGAACGGCAAGGTGCCTTCCTTGGCAAAGTGGTACAGCCTGTGAACACCGGTCGTTGTTTCTTCCGTGACGCCACGCACGCTTTCCGCGGTTCGCGTCCACTTCTCCGGCTTTGCCGCAAGAACACCACGCAGCATTTCGTAGAACGCGACCTGCTCGTCAGACAACTCATCGGAGTCGTCTGTTGCTGGGACAGCGCCAGCGCGTTCAAATTCCATGCCCTTGATGACCGCCATCGTCGCATCCCCGCCGTCATCAAGAATCATGTTCGGAAAAACAGCGTCCCCGTTGGCATCAGTGCCCCACTCAAAGATCTGGTTCATGCACCACCAGTACTCCTCGAGCGTTTCACCTTTCCATGCGAACACCGGAACGCCCTGCGGATTGTCCTCGTCGCCAGCGGGGCCCACGACCACGGCTGCGGCAGCCGCATCTTCAGTGGAGAAGATGTTGCAGGAGGCCCACCTGACCTCCGCACCCAGAGCGACCAAGGTTTCGATCAAAACCGCGGTCTGGGTGGTCATGTGAATCGCGCCCGAAATACGCGCCCCCGCCAAAGGCTGCTCCTCAGCGTATTCCTCACGCAGGTGCATGAGCCCCGGCATCTCGTGTTCCGCAAGCTCAATCTGCTTACGTCCAGCAGCGTGGAGTGATAGGTCGGCGACCTTGAAATCCATGTGGAGATTCTCCTTTAAACGAGGGCCCTTAAACAAGGGCTTCGAGGAACTGGTCCACATCCGACTCAGTCTCCTCGGTGTCAATAGCTTCCAAAACCTTAACTGCAGCTTCTGTCAGCTTGTCATCCAGCTCCACTCCCGCTGAACGAATGAAGGGGTAGGTAGCGATGATGTCGCTCGCGGAAAATGGCGCACCCTCCCAAATCGCCACGATCGTTGCCGCTGCCCTGCCATTGAGAATTTCTTCCTCGCTCGCGGAATCAGGATCCGCAGCAAGCAGACACGCATCTTGGATCGCTTCCACGAGATCTTCCGAATCCAGCTCAGCTAGATCATCAAGAAAATCAACGTTACCTTCATCGCCAAGGATCTCACTGTCCCACATGCTCATGATCCCCTTAATAGTGATTTGAACCTGGCTTGGCAACAAGCTCACACCGAAAAACATGCCATAGCGAGTTTTTTCGTTTTTTGATAGTTTGTTACCAAGTTGTTACTGATAGGTTCTCGGCGGAAAGGAGGCCGGCATGGATACCAGCAATCGAAAGGTCGCCGTATTCATGGCGCTTGGCATCCTCCTTGCTGGCCTGATCGGCATGGTCGTGTGGAAATCAACGTCCGTGCAGGCGGGTTCCCAGGACAATGCAGGGTTTACGGGCAACGTTGCAGACGCGGACACTACTGAGACATCATCGCTAGCTTCCGCTTCGCAAGCGTCAACCCCACCTAGCACGCAGGCAGCGACGTCATCCAATGAGAGCATGAGCGGGCCCAAGCCCGCTCAACCCGCCCTCAATCCTGGCGCTGCGGTCGGCTCCGATCCGCTCGCTCCTCCTGGAGCTGTTGTTAACCCGCCGGCACCGGTAGCCCCGCAGCAGCACTACCGCCCGAATAACGTGCTGCCGGAGCAGCCATCGACTTCGCCTGCTCCGCAGACCCCGAAGCAGGACGAAAACACCCAACCCAACACGCAGCCGGAATTAACCCAGCAGCCGTCCGCTCCGGAGGAGAGCGTTCAGCAGAACACGCCAGCTGACGCTACCCCTACGGTTGACTCAGGAGACCAACCGCGGCAGTCAGAACCGATTAGGCCTTAAACCCGGGCGAAGAACACCTCAGCGGTATCACTGCCTGGGGCAAGGGAAAACTCCACCGGCCCATCTGCAGCGGGAAGCCAAGCGGCATCGCCAGCAGAAAGCTCTCGCCCATCGGCCGTGACCTTGCCAGCCGTGCACAGCACGATGGCCGGCCCATCCGACTCGGCGATGAGCGTGTTGGCATTTCCTGTTCCCCCAAGGGCGTGGCGGGACAGAATGAAATCGTTGATCGGCACGGGGAACGCAGTGACGCCAGCCTGAGTCGTCGTAGCCAGGTGTGGTGACTCCAGCGCGGTGAAGTTCAAAATTCGCACCAGTTCCGGAACGTCGATGTGCTTGCTGGTGAGTCCCCCGCGCAAGACATTGTCGGAGTTGGCCATAATCTCCACGCCGAGACCACCCATGTACGCGTGCAGGTGACCAGCTCCTAAAAACAGGGCCTCTCCTGGCTCCAGCACGAAGTAGTTCAAAAGCAGTGCGGCCAAAACACCGGCATCGCCGGGGTACTTTTCGGTGAGATTAAGGTAGTTCTGCACGGTGGCAATCATCCACTCGGGAAATTCTTCACCGTCACCGGCCACCATCGCCCGCGCGCACTCCGAGATCCCGTCGATAAGCTCCAGGCGCGCATTCCGCGGTAGGGAGATGAGCGTGGTCAGCAGGGCGCGCAGAGATTCTTCTTCGTGCTGCGGATCAAGCATCGCGGAGTAGCGGTTCAAGCGGCCACACGTCAGCGCGTCGAAAAGCTCCATGGTTTTTGCAATAGGACGGAATCCCGCCAGCGCCCGGAAGTCGGTCAACGCAACGATGAGTTCTGGCTTGTGGTTGGGATCTTTGTAATTCCGCGTGGAACTCCCCACCGGGATCGCTTCCTCATTCTCTTTTTCAAACCCCGCGATCGCTTGCTCCAGGGTGGGATGCGCTTGGATGCTGAGTGGCTCGTCTGCGGCGAGCAGCTTCATCAAGAATGGAAGCGAATCTCCAAATTGTTTCCGCACTCGCGGACCCAGGGTTGATTCCGGGTCAGCCGCGATCACCCCGTCGAGTCCCTCGCCGTTCAAGCGCGAGGGCGCGGCATGGTGGGCCCCAAACCACAATTCCGCCTCCGGGCTCAGGGTCGGTACATCGCGCCCCTGTAGCGCCGCGATGAGCGTCTTCGACCCCCACGGGTAGTTCTGTATCGCTGGAGTCAGAAGCTCCATTGTGATCTCCCTTCCTTCGCGCGACTACGCGCCGCGAATGATGCCCAGCACCTCATCGACGATCGCGTCGACTTCTTCCTGCGTCTGCGCCTCCACGTTGAGGCGCAGCAGCGGTTCCGTGTTCGATGCGCGCACGTTGAACCAGTTTGCGGAATCCTTCAAGCTCACCGTCACGCCATCGAGGCGGTCCACGGACTCACTCCGGTCAGCGAAAGCCTCAACGACCTTATCCATCGCCGCTGCTTGGTCCGGAACTTCAGAGTTGATCTCCCCGGACGCGACGTAACGGTCATACTTCGCCATCAGCTCGCTTAGGGGCTTGTCCTGCTCCGCGAGCGCCGCCAGAACATGCAGAGCGGCAACCAGGCCAGAGTCCGCGTTCCAGAACTCAGCAAAGTAGTAGTGCGCCGAGTGCTCACCACCGAATAGCGCACCCTCCTTGGCCATGTGCGCCTTGATGTAGGAGTGCCCGACGCGCGTCCGCACGCCACGACCACCGTGCTCCTCAATCAGCTCGGGCACAGCGCGGGAAGTAATTGCGTTGTAAATGATCGCGGCACCAGGGTTATCCGCCAGTGTTCGCTCCGCCACCAGCGCAGTAATCGCCGACGGGGACACCGGCGCGCCGTTTTCATCAACAACAAAGCATCGGTCCGCGTCACCGTCGAACGCAAGCCCAATGTCCGCACCTTGCTTAACGACGAACTCCTGCAAGTCAACCAGGTTCTTCGGATCCAGCGGGTTGGCTTCGTGGTTGGGGAACGTACCGTCGAGTTCGAAGTAGAGGGGCCGGATGTCCATGCTGTCCACCCCACCCAGGACTGCAGGCACCGTGTGGCCCGCCATCCCGTTGGCAGCGTCCACCGCGACGACCAGCTTACGGTCCGCACTTACCGGAACCAGCTCACGAAGGAACTGCGCGTAGTCCTCCAGCACGTCACGCTTGGTGGCGGTTCCGGTCTCCCCCTCATACGCAGGAACCCCATCGACCAGCATGTCAGTGATCTCTGCGAGACCGGAGTCCTGCGACACCGGAGTTGCACCGGCCCGGCAGAGCTTGATGCCGTTGTACTGCGCCGGGTTGTGGGAGGCCGTGAACATAGCTCCCGCACACTCGAGCGAACCGGAAGCGAAGTACAGCTCATCGGTGGAGGTGAGCCCCAGCTCAATCACGTTTACACCCTGCTGGTTAACTCCACGCGCAAACGCAGCCGCGAGCTCCGGCGAGGACGGACGCATGTCGTGCCCAACGGCAACGGTGGTCTCCCCTTCACCGCGGAGAATGTGCGCGAACGCCGCACCAACATCGAACACGAACTCCGCGTCGATCTGCTCACCCACGATCCCGCGGACGTCATAGGCCTTGATAACGCTTGTCACATCTGCACGGTCACGTGTGCGGGTCTCGCTCATGAAAAAGTATCGTCCTTATTCTCGGTGTTATCAGTGTTCTCGGTGTTCTCGGTGTTATTTTCTGCTCTACGCGGTTGTTCCGGATCTGGCACAACCGTAAGGTGTGCGCGCCGCGCGGCTTTATGCTCTGACAAAGTCTTCCCCACCCGCTTCGTTCTATAGATCGGGTGGTTCGATGTCTCAGGGTCAGTGTAATCACGTTTCGTGTCGTACTCGATCGGGTCCCTCGCGGTGTCCACTAAACCAGTGGTAACGCGGCCGGCTTCACGCACAGCTTCCGCTAGCGCCGTCAATTCCGGATCATCATCGACCGCCACGTGGTCAATACGCACGAGGTCCCACCCGACCGGGGCGGAAATGTTTTCGGAGTGCCTCTGGCACAAGTCCCACGCGTGCGGCTCAGGGACCGCGGTGAGCGGCCCGACGATTGCCGTGGACTCCGAGTACGCATACACCAGAGTCGATGTTGCGGGGCGCCCGCACCCGGGGCGACAACAGCGACGGAAGTGATTCACAAGGCCCAAGTGTAAACGCCGCGGGGCCGTTTACATTACATTGATGACACATGAGCGCCCATGATCCGTCCAGAATCCCCCCGCGTCGCGATTCCCACGGACGCGGCGTACGAGGGCCGATACTCCCCGTGGGGGTTCCGCGGTACACCACGCGTTCTTTGGACTTTGACCGAGCAGTGGTCGAGGCGTACGCCCCTTTCAACAATGCCTACGCCGATCAGCTCGCCGGAGTTGACCTGGCCGTTGACACTATTCCCCGGATGCGCCTGCGCGCGGACATGACGGTGTTACCGGACGAGATCATTGCGGACGGACCGGTTCCTTTGGGCCGAGTCCTTAACGCCGGGGTGGACAGAGCAGGCCGCCCGACGCGCGCACGACTCGTAGTTTTCCGCATGCCGATTGAACGCCGCGCCCCCACGGCCACTGAGCGAGCGGAGCTTTTGGAATGGGTCATCAGGCGGCTCGTAGCCACCTACCTGAACATGTCCCCCGAGGATCTGTAATCAGCTAGACGATCTGCCGGCGCAGGCGGCGACGCTCACGGTCGCTCAGGCCACCCCAGATACCAAAGCGCTCGTCATGCTCCAGCGCGTACTCCAGGCATTCATCACGCACGGCGCACGCCTGGCAGATCCGCTTCGCTTCACGCGTGGATCCGCCCTTCTCCGGGAAGAACGCCTCCGGGTCCGTCTGGGCACACAGAGCTTGATCTTGCCACTCTTGCTCGACGGTGCCGAACAGTTCGTCGAGGGTCATGCCGCCCGCAGCTGCGCCGCGGAGGATGGCGTTGTCTGCCATATCTGTCCCGTTCCTTTCTTCGCTGTCCGGAATTTCTTAGTTAGTTACACCGTTGTCATTCGACGTGGCTCTGCAACCGATTCAACACTTTCGCACTAAATAGCGTCAACCTCACGGGAACGGATTTGTAAAAAATGCTCGTTATGTCGACGGAATCGCACGTCGTTAATCCCATTAGTCACATATGAAACACCCGCCCGTCACAGGGGGTAACAGGCGGGGGTACTACATATAGTAGCTTAGGGCTCTAAAACTACTACGGTGCACGTATTTGGCGGTACGCGGCGTGTCGCTACGCGTCGGGCGAAAAGCGTATGCCTTTGTCCGGGATGCTCACGCCAGGCCAGATACGCATGCCACCTTGTAGCTCGCAGCGCGCGCCGATGCTTGCACCGTCACCGATGACGCAATTAGTGATGCGGGCGTTGGCGCCAATCCGCGCGCCGGACGCGATGATGGAATCACGGATCACGGCCCCCGGCTCGATTGTCACGCCATCGAAGACAACGCAGTCATCGAGACGCGCACCGGCACCTACGTCCGAGCCGCGCCCAACAGAGGTGCCCCCCACCATGATCGCTCCGCCGCCAACGGCCGCCGAATCGTCGACAAGCGCTTCGCCCGTACGCCCTTCCAAAAGTGGCGACGGCGCGATTCCGCGCACGAGGTCCGAGGAGCCTTGCACAAAATCCGAGGGGCGCCCCATGTCGCGCCAGTAAGACATGTCTACGTGGCCAACCATCTTCGCGTTAGCACTGAGCAAGCCCGGGAATGTCTCGCGTTCGACCGACACTGGGCGGCCCGCAGGGATCGAGCGGATCACGTCACGGGTAAACACGTAACAGCCTGCATTAATCTGATCAGTCGGTGGCGCTTCCGTCTTCTCCAAGAACTCAAGCACATTGCCGTCGCTATCCGTGGGCACCGAACCAAACTGGCTAGGGTCGGCCACTCGCACCAAGTGCAGCGTAACGTCGGCGTTTTTCTCAGTGTGCGTCTCAAGAATCTGTCCTAGATCAGCACCCGATAGGACATCGCCGTTAAAAATCATGGCATTGTCAAAGCGCAAGTAGGGCTCAACGTTACGGATTCCCCCGCCAGTACCCAGCGCTTCCTCCTCCACGACGTATTCGATTTCCAGCCCGAATGCAGAACCATCACCAAAGTAGTTCTCAAAGACCTCAGCTTTGTACGACGTGCCCATCACAACGTGTTCAATACCGGCAGCCTTAATTCGCGCCAGAAGGTGAGCCAAGAACGGGTGGCCCGCGGTCGGAAGCATCGGTTTCGGTGTGGACACCGTCAGCGGACGCAGGCGCGTACCCTGCCCACCAACAAGAACTACAGCATCAGTATTTTTCGGATCAGCCATGTACATGCACATTACCGTGGCTTTAACCGCGAAGGAGACTCAGCACGCTTCGCAGCTTCAATCCTGCCCACAAGGCGGCGCGCAACGGAATTTCCCGAAGCCGTGTGTGCCGATCAGCCTGGTATCTATACGCCGATGCATGATGCGCAGGCACGGTGACCTTGGAGTGCTTTTTGGCGCTATGGCCCTGGTCATGCCGGATCACGGCGGTGTGACAGAACACGTTTGACCAGCCGGCCCGCGCCAGGCGATCCCCGAAGTCAGTGTCCTCCATGTACATGAAGTAGCGCTCATCAAAACCGCCGATCGCTTCAAACGCCTCCCACCGCACCAGCAGGCACGAGCCCGACAGCCACCCGGCCGTACGGGTTCGTGAGAGGTCTTCTCCCGCCTTGTACGCGCGGGTAAAGGGGTTCGATGGCCACACGTTGCCCAGTAGCGCATGCCCAATTCCCGTCCCCAACGTGGGCAGCTCACGCGCCGAAGGGTAATTCGACCCGTCCGCTTCTTCAATCCGCGGGCCCACCGCCCCGGCGTCCGGGTGCGCCTCAAGGCAGGCGATCATCTCATCGATCGCGCCTTCATCAAACTGAACATCAGGGTTAACCAGCACGAACCATCGGCCATCGATGGTTCCCTCCGATCGTCGTAAAGCGAGCTCTTTCACCCCCGCGTTGATCGCAGCGCCGTACCCAATGTTGCCTCCCGTGGGGCGAAACTCCACGCCGGGCTCCTCCGCAGCTACCGCTTGCGGCACACCATCGCGCGAGCCGTTGTCCGCGCACACCAACAGCGTGTCCTGCTGGCACGCATCGCTTAACGACGCCACCAGCGCCCGCAAGTGATCCCCCGGCGAGTAGGTGACTGTGACGATGCCCAACTGCTTTGACGTATCCACGGCACATAAGTTTAGGCCGTCGTGTCATATAATTTTGTGACCCGCTTTTTGAACCGGCGAAAAGGTGAGCAACTTCTGTGACTGACAAACCAAGGCAGGTGCGCGCTATTCAAGCCGCTCCGACCCGCGCCAGGGACATCAGCCAAGCTGGACACCCTGCGTTCAAAGCGTTTCTCGCTTTTATTTCCGCGTTCATCATCCTCGTGTCCGCGATGGGCTACTACTCCGTGGGAAAGCTGGGCAACAACCTTGCCAACGCGAAGCTTGAACTGGGTAAATCCAAGGACTTCCAAGGCGCAGACGGCGCAGTGGACATTCTTTTGGTCGGCTCCGATTCCCGCACGGACGCCCAAGGCAACCCGCTGACCGACGAGGAACTCGCGCGACTCAACGCCGGAACCTCCGAGGGCGAGCTCAACACCGACACGATCATTCTGGTGCGCGTGCCTAACGACGGCTCCCGTGCGACCGCAGTGTCCATCCCGCGCGACACGTACGTCAAGGACCGCCGTTTTGGCAACAGCAAAATCAACGGCATCTACGGGCAGTACGCAGACGAAAAACGCGAAGAGCTCGTTGCCGACGGCATGAGTGAGGGCAAAAAGCTCGAGGAATACGTGAGCCGTGCTGCACAACAAGGCCTGGTCAACGCAGTGTCCGACCTGACCGGCGTTGAGATCGACCACTACGCCCAAGTCGGCCTGCTTGGCTTCGTTCTGCTCACTGACGCCGTGGGTGGCGTCGAGGTCTGCCTCAACGAGGCGGTCAACGAGCCGCTGTCCGGCGCGAACTTCCCCGCTGGATACCAAACACTCAACGGCACCGAGGCACTCGCCTTCGTGCGCCAGCGCCACGATCTGCCGCGCGGCGACCTGGACCGCATCGTGCGCCAGCAAGCATTCATGGCTTCGCTGACCCAGAAAGTGCTCTCTGCTGGCACGTTGGGCAATCCCAACCGCTTGCGCGAACTATCCACAGCCGTGGAACGCTCCGTTGTTGTGGATTCCGGCTGGGACATCATGTCCATGGCTTCCCAGCTCTCCGATCTAGCGGCGGGCAACGTGACATTCGCAACGATCCCCGTGACTTCCGCCAACGGTGTCGGCGATTACGGCGAGTCCATCGTGACCGTCGACCCGAACCAAGTCCACGCGTTTATGAACGATCTCTCCGACGGAGTTCAAGGCAACCAGGACGGCCAGGGCGGTGACGACAAAAAGGACGCTAAGCAGGACGACAATCCCTTCGCTGGACACTCCATCACCTTGCTCAACGCGGGCACAATCGAAGGCCAAGCCGCATCCGTCGCCGGCTTCTTGCGCAAGGAGGGGGTTGACGTGGGCACCGTGTCCAATGCTGAATACGGCCTGTATTCGCAGTCCCAGATTCTCGCCGCCGATGCCGAAGACCCAGTGGCGAAGAAACTTGCAGAGAAGCTCGGCGGGCTCCCAGTCGTCGCGGATGCGTCGTTGGACTCCATCTCTTACGTCGTGGTCACCGCGGATGACTACACCGGACCGCTGGATGAGGCATCGATCCCGCCTGCCTCCGAGGAGGATGTTGTGGGCACGCCTGGCGACGACTTCGGCGCCGCCGACGCTCCACCGGAGTTCAACGCGGGCGGCGGGCCCCGGTGCATCAACTAGCTACCATGGGGCGGCATGAGCATGCTCGCCCCGATCTTTGCCGCCGATCCGGCGTCCCCACGCCTTACCGTCTATGACGAGACCCAGGGTTCACGCATGGAGTTTTCCGGCGTAACCTTGGACAACTGGGCAAACAAAATTGCCAACATGTTCACGGAAGAGTTCGACTCCCCCGCCCCCGATTCCCCCACTGTCCTCATTGACCTACCGGTGACGTGGCAGTGCGCAGTCATCATTTTAGGCGCCTACGCTGCTGGGATCGTCCCGTGCTTCGAACCAGGGGCCAGCGATCTGGAATCCCCGGGCATCGTGTTCACCACCGAAGAGCACCAGAACAACTGGCCGGAAGCTACTGACGTGGTGGTCGTGTCCGCGGACCCATTCGGTCGCGGCGTAGTAGAAGTGGGTGGAACGCTTAGTCCCGGCGCGATCGATTTTGGTCCCACCGTCCGTTTCTACGGCGATCAGTTCTTCGGCGACGGCTTTCCAGCAAGTCACTTCGCGCCGACGAATCCACCTACGCCGAGTAGAACTTTGATCACCGGTTGGTCGACGCTGAGCGAGTTCGACGATAACGTCATGGCGCCGCTCATGGGCGGCGGTTCCGTCGTC
This genomic window contains:
- the ahcY gene encoding adenosylhomocysteinase: MDFKVADLSLHAAGRKQIELAEHEMPGLMHLREEYAEEQPLAGARISGAIHMTTQTAVLIETLVALGAEVRWASCNIFSTEDAAAAAVVVGPAGDEDNPQGVPVFAWKGETLEEYWWCMNQIFEWGTDANGDAVFPNMILDDGGDATMAVIKGMEFERAGAVPATDDSDELSDEQVAFYEMLRGVLAAKPEKWTRTAESVRGVTEETTTGVHRLYHFAKEGTLPFPAMNVNDAVTKSKFDNRYGTRHSVIDGLNRGTDMLIAGKKALVCGYGDVGKGVAEALDGQGAIVSVTEIDPINALQALMDGYKVVTVDEAIAEADIIITATGNLGIITFDDMMKMKDHAVLGNIGHFDNEIDMASLLHRADVERTNIKPQVDLFTLPSGNSIIVLSEGRLLNLGNATGHPSFVMSNSFADQTIAQIELYTNGAQYDNQVYRLPKILDEKVARIHVEGLGGTLTELSKEQAEYIGVDVAGPFKPEHYRY
- a CDS encoding DUF4259 domain-containing protein; its protein translation is MSMWDSEILGDEGNVDFLDDLAELDSEDLVEAIQDACLLAADPDSASEEEILNGRAAATIVAIWEGAPFSASDIIATYPFIRSAGVELDDKLTEAAVKVLEAIDTEETESDVDQFLEALV
- the manA gene encoding mannose-6-phosphate isomerase, class I, whose protein sequence is MELLTPAIQNYPWGSKTLIAALQGRDVPTLSPEAELWFGAHHAAPSRLNGEGLDGVIAADPESTLGPRVRKQFGDSLPFLMKLLAADEPLSIQAHPTLEQAIAGFEKENEEAIPVGSSTRNYKDPNHKPELIVALTDFRALAGFRPIAKTMELFDALTCGRLNRYSAMLDPQHEEESLRALLTTLISLPRNARLELIDGISECARAMVAGDGEEFPEWMIATVQNYLNLTEKYPGDAGVLAALLLNYFVLEPGEALFLGAGHLHAYMGGLGVEIMANSDNVLRGGLTSKHIDVPELVRILNFTALESPHLATTTQAGVTAFPVPINDFILSRHALGGTGNANTLIAESDGPAIVLCTAGKVTADGRELSAGDAAWLPAADGPVEFSLAPGSDTAEVFFARV
- a CDS encoding phosphomannomutase/phosphoglucomutase gives rise to the protein MSETRTRDRADVTSVIKAYDVRGIVGEQIDAEFVFDVGAAFAHILRGEGETTVAVGHDMRPSSPELAAAFARGVNQQGVNVIELGLTSTDELYFASGSLECAGAMFTASHNPAQYNGIKLCRAGATPVSQDSGLAEITDMLVDGVPAYEGETGTATKRDVLEDYAQFLRELVPVSADRKLVVAVDAANGMAGHTVPAVLGGVDSMDIRPLYFELDGTFPNHEANPLDPKNLVDLQEFVVKQGADIGLAFDGDADRCFVVDENGAPVSPSAITALVAERTLADNPGAAIIYNAITSRAVPELIEEHGGRGVRTRVGHSYIKAHMAKEGALFGGEHSAHYYFAEFWNADSGLVAALHVLAALAEQDKPLSELMAKYDRYVASGEINSEVPDQAAAMDKVVEAFADRSESVDRLDGVTVSLKDSANWFNVRASNTEPLLRLNVEAQTQEEVDAIVDEVLGIIRGA
- a CDS encoding DUF3499 domain-containing protein, with protein sequence MNHFRRCCRPGCGRPATSTLVYAYSESTAIVGPLTAVPEPHAWDLCQRHSENISAPVGWDLVRIDHVAVDDDPELTALAEAVREAGRVTTGLVDTARDPIEYDTKRDYTDPETSNHPIYRTKRVGKTLSEHKAARRAHLTVVPDPEQPRRAENNTENTENTDNTENKDDTFS
- a CDS encoding metallopeptidase family protein, with product MSAHDPSRIPPRRDSHGRGVRGPILPVGVPRYTTRSLDFDRAVVEAYAPFNNAYADQLAGVDLAVDTIPRMRLRADMTVLPDEIIADGPVPLGRVLNAGVDRAGRPTRARLVVFRMPIERRAPTATERAELLEWVIRRLVATYLNMSPEDL
- a CDS encoding WhiB family transcriptional regulator, translated to MADNAILRGAAAGGMTLDELFGTVEQEWQDQALCAQTDPEAFFPEKGGSTREAKRICQACAVRDECLEYALEHDERFGIWGGLSDRERRRLRRQIV
- a CDS encoding sugar phosphate nucleotidyltransferase encodes the protein MADPKNTDAVVLVGGQGTRLRPLTVSTPKPMLPTAGHPFLAHLLARIKAAGIEHVVMGTSYKAEVFENYFGDGSAFGLEIEYVVEEEALGTGGGIRNVEPYLRFDNAMIFNGDVLSGADLGQILETHTEKNADVTLHLVRVADPSQFGSVPTDSDGNVLEFLEKTEAPPTDQINAGCYVFTRDVIRSIPAGRPVSVERETFPGLLSANAKMVGHVDMSYWRDMGRPSDFVQGSSDLVRGIAPSPLLEGRTGEALVDDSAAVGGGAIMVGGTSVGRGSDVGAGARLDDCVVFDGVTIEPGAVIRDSIIASGARIGANARITNCVIGDGASIGARCELQGGMRIWPGVSIPDKGIRFSPDA
- a CDS encoding glycosyltransferase family 2 protein: MDTSKQLGIVTVTYSPGDHLRALVASLSDACQQDTLLVCADNGSRDGVPQAVAAEEPGVEFRPTGGNIGYGAAINAGVKELALRRSEGTIDGRWFVLVNPDVQFDEGAIDEMIACLEAHPDAGAVGPRIEEADGSNYPSARELPTLGTGIGHALLGNVWPSNPFTRAYKAGEDLSRTRTAGWLSGSCLLVRWEAFEAIGGFDERYFMYMEDTDFGDRLARAGWSNVFCHTAVIRHDQGHSAKKHSKVTVPAHHASAYRYQADRHTRLREIPLRAALWAGLKLRSVLSLLRG
- a CDS encoding LCP family protein, producing the protein MTDKPRQVRAIQAAPTRARDISQAGHPAFKAFLAFISAFIILVSAMGYYSVGKLGNNLANAKLELGKSKDFQGADGAVDILLVGSDSRTDAQGNPLTDEELARLNAGTSEGELNTDTIILVRVPNDGSRATAVSIPRDTYVKDRRFGNSKINGIYGQYADEKREELVADGMSEGKKLEEYVSRAAQQGLVNAVSDLTGVEIDHYAQVGLLGFVLLTDAVGGVEVCLNEAVNEPLSGANFPAGYQTLNGTEALAFVRQRHDLPRGDLDRIVRQQAFMASLTQKVLSAGTLGNPNRLRELSTAVERSVVVDSGWDIMSMASQLSDLAAGNVTFATIPVTSANGVGDYGESIVTVDPNQVHAFMNDLSDGVQGNQDGQGGDDKKDAKQDDNPFAGHSITLLNAGTIEGQAASVAGFLRKEGVDVGTVSNAEYGLYSQSQILAADAEDPVAKKLAEKLGGLPVVADASLDSISYVVVTADDYTGPLDEASIPPASEEDVVGTPGDDFGAADAPPEFNAGGGPRCIN
- a CDS encoding TIGR03089 family protein; its protein translation is MSMLAPIFAADPASPRLTVYDETQGSRMEFSGVTLDNWANKIANMFTEEFDSPAPDSPTVLIDLPVTWQCAVIILGAYAAGIVPCFEPGASDLESPGIVFTTEEHQNNWPEATDVVVVSADPFGRGVVEVGGTLSPGAIDFGPTVRFYGDQFFGDGFPASHFAPTNPPTPSRTLITGWSTLSEFDDNVMAPLMGGGSVVIVTGMASTDRLAHIADTEKVTATP